One Cumulibacter manganitolerans genomic window, GCTGCCCGAGCAACTGCGCAAGACCCTGACGTGGGACCGCGGTAAGGAGCTCTCGAATCACGCCCTGTTCGCGTTGGAGTCCGGGACACGGGTGTTCTTCGCCGACCCCCACTCGCCATGGCAGCGCCCGAGCAACGAGAACACCGACGGTCTCCTGCGGCAGTACTTCCCGAAGGGCACGGACTTGTCGCGCTGGTCTGCCGAAGACGTCGAAGCCGTCGCGCACGCGCTCAACAATCGGCCCCGAAAAGTCCTCGGCTG contains:
- a CDS encoding IS30 family transposase codes for the protein LPEQLRKTLTWDRGKELSNHALFALESGTRVFFADPHSPWQRPSNENTDGLLRQYFPKGTDLSRWSAEDVEAVAHALNNRPRKVLGWKTPAEVFDEQLRSLQQDGVASTG